The Raphanus sativus cultivar WK10039 chromosome 2, ASM80110v3, whole genome shotgun sequence genome includes a region encoding these proteins:
- the LOC108840515 gene encoding arabinogalactan protein 22 translates to MASLKFPLEILAVFVIISVILLPIAHSQSPSPAPAPTSDGTSIDQGVAYVLMMVALALTYFIH, encoded by the exons ATGGCGTCCCTGAAATTTCCATTGGAGATTCTCGCCGTCTTCGTCATCATCTCCGTGATTCTCTTGCCGATTGCTCATTCACAATCACCTTCGCCAGCTCCAGCACCCACAAGCGATG GAACATCGATAGATCAGGGGGTAGCGTATGTTCTAATGATGGTGGCTTTGGCGTTGACCTATTTCATTCATTGA